AGCGTACGTTACTCGAGACTCTCCCTTCTACAACATATCCGAAATTCAACAAAATTGGAGGCGAGGTCTCCTCTTCTGCATATTTACGATAATGGTTATTTCTTTGGAATTCTATTAGTATTGAGATCACAAGTCTCGATCGTAAATCAGTTTTTAAGTACCAACTAACTGGCAATCGATTTTTAGTTTGCGAGCGCAAATTTGCTAGAACATAGACTTCTTATCGATCTTCTTATCAGTCATCGTCGTAACATTTTTACTGTAAACGATGTCGTATTGCTGGGAACATTTTCAGAAGATTGGAAAATAGACTAATCTCCTGTGACTGTTTTCCTCGAATTATAAGCGGAAGCTAAAGCACATTCAATATTTATGTATTGCAATatgattatttattatatgaCATAGAAAGTATATTCTGTTTAGCTGAAAATGCtcaaatatttagaaaaatacgaatgatatgaaaaaatatttcaaatggaAGTTATATGATATCGAGTTGAAATTGCAATGAAAACAATTGTAAATGGGTACCTTCATTTCTGATTATATATTCCTGTAGCTGACAATCAGTTTTTAAAACACTACAAATTCCTGTCTTTTGCACCATCGTTTCGGCTATCGAGACATGAGCTTTATGAGTGTTTTTTCTGTTTTCAAAACAGTCAGTTCCGTGCAATCAATTTGAGGTTAGGTAATTCCTTGTACTGATTtgttgaatttaaaaatttatatctcGATAGCGGATAATCAAATTGATAAAAGTACGGTATGTCTACTGATACTACACAACTTCATCTCAGACATTTTTTCCTATCATTCCTATTTTTCCAATGAGGGTTCCCAATGAAACAGGACATACTGTATAGATATACATACCCAATATGTTTGTTTATTGTCTTTAGTTATACTGTTTAATatactatattaataataactatattaatgtattttaatattttatgtctTTTTTATATGTGTGAATATTTCTTATCGTACAAGAGTTAAGTAAGattggaaaataaatttcagGACAGCAACGCCAGCTACTGTTTCCAGAGCAGGAATTCTTTATATAAATCCACAAGATATTGGCTGGTATCCGTAAGTAAagatttatttacttttgtaGTCCGTATAAGTTCTCCTAACTAAATTATAGCAAGTTGAACTTgacaaatatttgtaattttttattataaagttatgttatataatatatgttgtatgtgttatacatacatatatgttatataattgTTATTCATTAATGAATTaccattattattgttatttgaaTAGATTTGCAACCAGCTGGATAGAAACAAGAGACCCAGCTGAGAGAGCGAACCTAACCATTCTGTTCGATAAATATGTACCATCCCTTGTTGAAATGACAAAATCTAGGTTTAAGAAAATTACGCCATTACCAGAAATATGTCACGTGGAAATGCTTTGTAAATTACTGGACTATTTTCTGATTAAGGAAAATGTAACACCGGATTGCCCAAAGGAATGGTATAAATAAGACTTAAACAGTACTAAAATTTATATACGCTTGAAAGAACTCGTTATCTACGAAAATGTAACCTTCAATTGACCTTGAATTTCATAACGAAACGATTTGTGGACAACTTGAGTCGATCTTAGGATCAATACAGACCTTGCTGAGAGTTGGATGCAGTTATTATTTTCCATAAATTTTCGCTTATTCGATATTCAAAGACAACTgaacattacattacattatagGTCGTTGAATTCGTTTTCAGCAACTACAACATAGTAGAAAAAGAAATGCGGCGACGTTTGAAAACTTCGacatattttagaaaataattcattcaaaaatcaaaatatattcATTTGACCAGTTCccttaaatacaataaattgGTAGTAGCATACAATTACAGTAGTATACAATTTAGTGACTATCATAGATTTTTTTCAAGCTGCAACATATTGATAAAGGCTATTTAAAGAAGTGTCACAAAGAATTCTAAGTGCATAAACGCAAATTAAGTAATAGAAAGTAAACAGGAAACAgttaagaaagaaatttaatttaatatttgttgataataaattcaaataactaaaaataacaaataaaaaattaatgaaaagaatgaaacttaatagtcaTATGCCTAACCTCTCAATTTTTGTACCACAATTGTAAATTTCACTTGTAGCTTTAAATATGTTGTCACTTATTATTTTGTAGGGTATCTCCTAGATTGAGGTTAAGTTTAAGTTtagtttcgaagaaaaattaaaaatacataccCATAATTGTCGCGACACTTTCgctaaaatatttctaaaatctTTCCAATTGAAATAAGACCAAACAtgatgtaatttaaatttaggATTGTGCAAGTAACCGAAATTATAATCTTGGGTCCGGATCCGGAAAGTTTGTCAACATACAAACACTGTCTGGTCATATCAGAATCCGATTTTCGATTCGGAATCGGAAGCTTAATTCAGAACGTAATTTTTTGTTACCTTGTACTTAAACTAGGTTTGAGGTTAACTTGTACTTGAACTAAATTTAAGGTTAACTTCTACTCGAactaattgtaaatatttattgtaacaatttaaatgaaatttcagtgTGTTACGGCTTTAGTACACTTAAGCAGTGTTTAGGTGCATGATAACAGAAAACTTATGTCCTCAATCGAACCTTTGATCCCGAATTGAAAATCGGGTGTATGAACATGTTTACGTCACTGAAGTTGTAATCGGCTCAGGTTAGGATCCGAAACTTTGTGACCATATAAGTATCATTCTGTTTCTGAATTTTACGATCAGATTTTGTACTTTAACCTTAAGATTCGGAATGATTTTCACATCTTTCTGCAATAAAAAAGACAAAATCACACGGAAGCGTTATAACCCAACCTGATCCGATTACAATTTCAGGTACCTGAAACCTGACAAACATTTGGGATTGCAACCCGATCCCGAGAAAAATTCGCACACCCCTAAATTAAATCATATTTACATgcatatttaatagaaattaaaaatttaatagacAGAAAATAGGTTAATGTCACTAAACAAGAAAACATGTTGCAAATTATATCGTGTCTGATCTTGCTTTAATCAGAAAAGCCTCAAAGTTACATCGGCGTAAGTTTTATtcaacaaaaattaaaaataaaaacgttTCATCGTTGCACTATTATTATCTCGCCGATATGCttttttctctttataataAGCCGATTATCGGACCTGTTTTCATTTTCACTCACGCTGTCTGCTTTTCTATGTCCTCAATGCCTTTCTATAAACAGGTACGAATTATACTTTGCATTTGCCTGTATTTGGGCGTTCGGATCGGCGACCTTTCAAGATCAATTGATCGATTGGCGAAACGAGTTCAATAAGTGGTGGCAAAACGAATTTAAGACTATCAAGTTTCCTACTGGCAGCAACGTGTTTAATTTTTTCATCGAGAACGAAACAAAGAAGTTGGTTCCATGGAGTGAGAAGATACAGGCCTTTGAACTGGATCCTGATATACCTCTCCAAGTTcgtttaaacaatttttcataaaaaaaattctttAGATATCAAACAAATGTTAGAATAAGATAATTTAAGTCTTTATTCTTCGACTCGTTTCTAGAACTTCATCCTTTCTTTTTACTGAAAGGTCTGCTGTAAATGCTTTACGTAGATCTTTATTATATAAGGAATTTCATTTTAGTCGACCACAATCTAATCTAAACTATATGTTATTCGAAGAAGTGTTTCAAGTAAAAATTGTTCTGTTTCAAGGAGGACGACTGTAAGATTTGTCCGTGTGGAGGACTTTTCAACATCTGAAGGTGACCTTTTTTTTTGAATGGAactgtatattttttatacagtAGAGCTTGAAAGATATTTCAGTACTAATTTCATGAACTTGAGTGTAATATAGAAGACCAAcaaaacataaatataaaagcATTATCTTTCCTTGTATTTAATACCTATTTTTgcagagaattaaaaaatgcatcaAATGATGTATAGAGTCTCCACTTTAAAAAGCAAAGGTAACATTATAACCTCCAAGGTACATCCATCTAGGTAAGATCATCATAagatttattaataaatgtttTCTGTCAAATGCTTGCATCAATGTAACATTGCTGGTATTCCTCTAATATccataaaatatattgtttaaaGCAAGTTTTACTTGAAACACATTTTCGAATAATATATAGTATAGCAGATATTTACATGGACCTATTGTGATGAGACACCCTGTATTATAGAATTTCTTATAATTTTGATATATACAGAGTGCACAAAAAGGCAGAAGAAAAACTTTAGGAGCACGTAGTAATGATGAAAACAAGCAAAAAAGGTTTTGATAAACCCATGAACTCATTTGCACCTATGTTCATTGAGATTTCTTCACTTGTTTTGATGGGTACTATATGCTCCTAAAAATTTTCCCTACTTTCTTGTGCAGCCTTCATAAACgcataaaatagaatttaaacAGCATAAAAAAAAATAGCTTGATGAATGAAtgtgaaaatttattaaatattaaatgtattaaaaaGCAAAGGTAACATTATAACCTCCAAGGTACATCCATCTGGTAAGATCATCATAagatttattaataaatgtttTCTGTCAAATGCTTGCATCAATGTAACATTGCTGGTATTCCTCTAATATccataaaatatattgtttaaaGCAAGTTTTACTTGAAACACATTTTCGAATAATATATAGTATAGCAGATATTTACATGGACCTATTGTGCTGAGACACCCTGTATTATAGAATTTCTTATAATTTTGATATATACAGAGTGCACAAAAAGGCAGAAGAAAAACTTTAGGAGCACGTAGTAATGATGAAAACAAGCAAGAAAGGTTTTGATAAACCCATGAACCCATTTGCACCTATGTTCATTGAGATTTCTTCACTTGTTTTGATGGGTACTATGTGCTCCTAAAAATTTTCCCTACTTTCTTGTGCAGCCTTCATAAACgcataaaatagaatttaaacagcataaaaaaaaaatagcttGATGAATGAAtgtgaaaatttattaaatattaaatgtacGATCTTATACATATTTGTCAACATCATAAGTAATTCATTCACATTTTGAATGAAAGTTTAATTCTTATCAAACTTACAgtggataataataataataataataagaggcATAAAAGAGACGAAAGCTTATCCACAAATATTCTTTTAAGTACAAAAACTCGATCGTTTACAGAGACATGCTTTAATCtggaatattttcaatattattaaCACCTTGAAAGTTATTATATATGAATTGACTGAAATGTGACACTAAGTATACAAAGACCTCAAATTTTGTTTGCTTGATGATATTATGCTCTACGGACAAGAGTAGGAACCAAACACTTTGCAAATAAACATTAGTAATATGATAACAATAGACTAGTTTTTCGTTTAGTATTGATTATTGATTTTCGATGACTACATTGCGAATTCCTTATTCCCCTTTAATTCTGTAAACAGCGTGATGAATAATACAATACAAATgcaaaatacaatataaatggGATAAGAATTTCGTGTACattacgaatgtttatgcaaattcacacGTTTGTagattaattaagaaatatctaAGATCTAAATGAAGAGTTGACTTACTTTCCATAATATTAGAACAATTACCTTACCTTAGATATTTTCTACATTGATCTACATTTTTACACATTTAAATTCTTCGTGAATGTATAAACGTTCGTAATTTACTTATCGATATTCGTTGAATGAATGATAATTATTGCTATCCCTCcagtaataaattaaataagtaAGGCGACTGTGTAATAACATTATACAGAGGCAGTACTATTTCTTTcaaaaatgtatgtttttaACTGTGTTAAGCTTCTCTTAATTAAACATACATCTTttgattttttttaattattttacatttgtATTGTATCGTCGGGAAAATCTGCTAACGTTAAATTATATTTGGATGTGTGTTAATCTATATTGTGATTTTTCCTATTAAAATGATACATTTTCCTTCAGTCGTAATTATGGCAATCTTGTACTTCGTGTCACGCAGTGTTCGCAAATAATAGATAATTGCGTTGGTTTGAATATTACATAAATCGAAATATGTATCAAATTGACGTACTTCTATCAACATTATACCGTTAAATATCAATAGTGTTAGGTTTTAGCGTATAGCTTATGATATATATAATTGAACAGATAATtgaattacatttttaaatattattttattaaattcaatcCTGGTGTAATAATATGGCATCCGAGTTGCTTTCACATCCGTCGTGATCTATATAATAGTTTTGAAAAATCGAAATATTGCAAAGGAAATGATAAACTTCATTTCTCCTTAAGTATAATCCATACGTCATAAGATAAAAGTTAATGTTTCGATTGATTCTTCGGAAAACGGTAGaaatttagtaaaataaataacatagaataaaaagttataaatagAAATCTGGCAGGTAGTCATTTACtatataaaattcaaaaattcagctATTAGACTAGACTACACAGACTACAACCTACCTCATTTGGCCTAACGCGAGAGAAATACCTGATTTAGGAATTTATTTAGCTACCTGATCCTGTTAGTGTGTCTGAATCTGAATCCGCGTTTGGGACTTCCACTAGTTCATCAACTCTTAGTACTCCACGTACATATTCGTGAACTATGAATGGTATTTGTATTCCAGCTAATTCTACGTTTTGGCCAGGCTTGATTTTTGATCTGCCGATAAAATCCTTGCCGAATACGCCATCTGTCTCTATGTAAAAGTCATCAGAAATTACTCGACAAGGATGTAGTACAGTTTTGTTATTTACGTGTATACTTAAGCATATTAAACATATGGTTTTAACCCGGGCGCCGTATGCATCCTCAAAAGTGAGGACTTCTTTAGCAGCAACCACACTGTTCTTTAACTTTCCTATCTTTATCATTGTAATTGGACAGTTTATACCAACCAACATTTTTGCTTTTTCACAATTCAATTCTGGGGTTGAGATCTCGATGACATCTTTGTGAAGACATTTTAAATATTGACGGTAAACTCCTACTGTTGATATGTTTGATATTTCTATACCGATATTCGAACTGCAGCTGCTGGTACTAGGCTGGTTCTCGGAAGGTTGACCACGACGTTTTGCAAAATCTTTTCTGCAATACTGCCTAGCTGTATccattacgtattttttatctttctgaAAGGATCTACACATATCGAGGTCGTGTCCTGCCTTTTTACAGTAGATGCACATAAGCGTGTAACAATCTTCTGCGAGATGTCCTAACCGTTGGCATCTTTCGCAATAAACTTTCGGTTTATTTtgcgatttctttttattaggcATCTCGATTTACCTCTTGATCCTTTATGTCCTgaattattatgttattatattactttttatcatattatatcatatcattatattatttattgttatattattatcgTATCATATAACTATCGTACATTTGCCTTATTTTCATTGTAAATTGATCAAAATTGTTCGATTAATagatgaaataatatatatatatatatatatatatattatgtatatacatatatatacgagATTGCTCGCTGTTGAAACCGTcgagtatatttaaaataataaattactgtACAGCAGTATACGTGAGTCGTTGGTACAaagtataaatcgcaaaataaaatagcggaataaatactcgtaagatactcggagatactctagatactgttagatactcgatatgtacatatatatatatgtacacatatgtgtatatacatacatgtacatatatatatatattgcacatatatatatgtacacatatgtgtatatacatatatgtacaatatatatatatgtgtatatatatatatgtgcaatatatatatatatgtatatatatatatgtatatacatatatgtacatatatatacatatatatatgtatatgcatacatgtacacacacacacacacacacacacacacacatgtgtgtgtgtgtacatatatatatatatatatgtgtgtatatatatatatacacatatatatatgtatatacatttatgtacatatttatatatgtgtatatacatatatgtacatatatatatgtgtatatacatatatgtacatatatacatgtgtatatacatatatgtacatatatatatgtgtgtatatatatatgtatatgtgtacatgtgtgtatatatatatatgtatacacatgtatatatatatgtgtgtgtatacatatatatatgtatatacatatatgtacatatatatatacacatatatatatatatacaccttATATATAATACATCTATTAGGATATATATCTTCCTACAATTCATTTCGAGAATTCTACGAAAGTACTGCTTATAAAAAACAtctaattttaaatatacacaCAATTACTTTATAGCAACGTATTAATAAAAAGAGTAGCCCTGAATTCCTTTAGAACGTGaaagatacatatatgtatacatatgtacacatatatacatatatatatatatatatatacaccttATATATAATACATCTATTAGGATATATATCTTCCTACAATTCATTTCGAGAATTCTATGAAAGTACTGCTTATAAAAAACAtctaattttaaatatacacaCAATTACTTTATAGCAACGTATCAATAAAAAGAGTATCCCTGAATTCCTTTAGAACGTGAAAGATTAAACGAAGGATTAAGGTTAAAATTTACCTCGCTATCCGGTTAGTCTGATCCAAGTTGAAATAAAGGTTTCTTCAAAATTCGTCCTACGCTTCACTCTGGAGATTTGATGTTGACTGTCGATCAGTAATTCGTAGTATTCTCCTTCGTTGTTTATATTCGTCGATTCTCGAATTGAAATTTTCTAACTCAGGAAATAAAGGGAAGAAGAAATAAAGAACGCGCCGAGCCGCCCAATACTCGCAATTTATAAAATAGTTACGATAAGGAAGGGAAAGGGGACTATGCAATTGATATAGTAGATATAAAACAGATGAGATCGCGCGATGACAGAATGCGAATTACTTTAAAGGCGGTTAAATGTTTACTCTACTACGTTTGAATGAGTAATACTCAGTACAGCGTCTAACATAACATAAGCGAGAATCCTATTCGTAATAGAATAATAGAGCGTTGACCAATGAAGAATTACTTGCTTTCCTAAACATTGGCAACGTTCATAAAAACACCGCCTTTAAGATAATGGAGCGAAATATACGTTATCCGAGCCAGAGAACCCAAGGCATCGATACAAGTTACTTCCATAGGGCTAGAACTCCAGATTAGCGTTTTGTGGTGCGTCAATGTAATTGAGACGCAGAGAAAACACAGACTTCTTCGTTAACTATAGAAATTAGGAGTTCTTCTGACTATGAATGAAACTCAACCGAAATATGATAAGAATGCCTCTAATATAATCTAACACTCCGCAATAGAACAAATACTGCAGTTAACTTGGCTATAAACTTGGCTTAAAAATAATCATTTTAACGCCTTAACAAAGCAGTTCAAATATGTTGTAATTGAAGATGTTAAGTATACAGAGTGACTATAAAATCAATATAGAATTGACatagataaaaattataaaataaatttaatcatttttgcaagacaataaGGGATTTTTGATATTAGCCTCGATTACAACAGTTTAAATGAATTGAATTTCAATATAGCTATTCATATCTCGGTTCGTGTGAAGATTTCGTTTATAGTAATTTTGATATTACTAGTACGAAATATGATGATTTAATTTAACTTACCAACTACGTTTTGTATAATAGGATTGTTATTTGAATTCTTTAATAATGCTGGTCCTTTTCCATCGATAAAGAATACAATGAATTTGGGTTCAGAAGTTAACTCGCTGAAGAATCaattgataaaaaatataataggtAATATGAGAACAGTGTAATTCTAATTTTGGAAACCCGTGAGATAGAGAGAAACACGCATGATTTGTAGACGTatttaactttatttttatCCCGATATAACGTCGAAAAGTAACAGGTAGCACCCAGCAATACCCATACTTattataacaataaaataatgACGTACATTGAGTTTTAAGCTGAGCGAACCTCTAAACTAATAGTGTTATCCGAAATCACATATACCCGTCGCCATGTAATACACAAATTAGACCTTTCAATGAATTACATATAACATTGAGTACAAGTTAATAAATTAATACTTATGACTTTATGGTTCGTACTTTAAAAACAAAAGATTCTGCTTGACCTCTGCTTGCCACGAACACCTGGCAGACCAGCGGACCATACTTTAAGCGACGAATACAATCAGACACATGAAATGCCATACGCTTCTTTAACTAtttcttttccatttttttatttctatcgaGTCTATGAATTCGATAGAAAATTTGTTTCACGGCATTTATCATATGACTACTAATGAACAGAAATATaaccttttttatttattctcaACAAAATGGCGATGCGCAATGAGCCATGTAATTGATGTATCCATCAACGTTACGCAGTTGTCAAAACTAGTACGACCTAAACCAAAAAACTTTGATCTCGACAACGTTTTTATAAGAagttattaactttgaacgGTAATGCCCTATTGTAGATGCGTCTATCTTTTTCTTATTAGACTTCGGGTTGCATCGTTTGCGGCTTATAGTTTGGTTCTCACGGCGATATACTTGTGGTTTGCGTCTTGTATCTTCTTTCGAATTCGAAGGAGACATTAAACACTCGATAATCTGCGATACAGTCCTCCGTCCATTTTCACTATCTTTCATCAAGGTTCTACACTCGTCTTCCATATGTCCTGCTTTGTCACAATAGACGCATAAATGCATGTGACATTTTTTCGCGGTGTGCCCTGTCTGTCGACAACTTCTGCAACGCGCTGTAGTTTGTCTTGGCATCTTATATTTATCAGTTCTCCTCGTCCGTTCCTTAATCCTTTATGTCCTATATGATTATTAATCATAATGATTATTATATcatttattattgtattattactatattatgtaattatcatttatatatatatgtcggagatgtagggacatcgggcctttctttaggaagttccccaatacttgggctcgaggtgacataactggtcgccgaacgtaggtCACGagatgaacgaaatgtcttacagaggaggtaccgatgttgaggacacgctgtataaacaaccgagtctcgatcaggagcaatgttggtttacgcgggactgcctagctacggcgcttgggaatttgttgatattcccgatcgatatgtatttgacatgtgtgactgtatctgtcttttatttgcaatctccttggagaatTTTCTGTCATTGACTTGGAGGGggtctg
The Bombus affinis isolate iyBomAffi1 chromosome 17, iyBomAffi1.2, whole genome shotgun sequence genome window above contains:
- the LOC126926353 gene encoding uncharacterized protein LOC126926353; its protein translation is MPNKKKSQNKPKVYCERCQRLGHLAEDCYTLMCIYCKKAGHDLDMCRSFQKDKKYVMDTARQYCRKDFAKRRGQPSENQPSTSSCSSNIGIEISNISTVGVYRQYLKCLHKDVIEISTPELNCEKAKMLVGINCPITMIKIGKLKNSVVAAKEVLTFEDAYGARVKTICLICLSIHVNNKTVLHPCRVISDDFYIETDGVFGKDFIGRSKIKPGQNVELAGIQIPFIVHEYVRGVLRVDELVEVPNADSDSDTLTGSGS